The genomic DNA CGGGTGGTACGCGTAGCCGGGGCAGGCGGCGGTGGTCGGCAGGCCCGCCACGTCGACGTTGTCCTTCACGGCGAGGACGACACCGGCCAAGGGGCCTCCCGCCGCGAGGGACGCCGCGTACTCGGCGGCGACCTCGGGTTCGGGGCGCAGGGCGAGGAAGACCTCGGGACGGTCGTCGGCGGCGATGCGCCGGTAGATGTCGGCGATGCGGGTCATGCTGCGCTCCTTGTGAACTCGCCGGCGGCCGCCCAGCGGCCGCGCTCCTCGTCGCGGGCGATCTCCATCGCCGACTGCACCCGCGCGATGTCGTCGGCCTCCCGGGCGAGGAAGGCGCGGTGGGCGGAGAGGGAGAAGGATCCGGGTGTGATGTCCACCGAGCCGCGGCCGGCGGCGGTGTCGGCGCGCAGGTCCGCCAGTTCCTCGGTGCTCACGGGGTACCAACTGATCCGGTCGAAGTGCCGCAGCAGCCAGGGGTGTTCGGGCTCGAAGCCGCCCGCGGTGAGCGGGTGGCGGTGGTTCCACACCTGGGTGGTCCGGCCCACGAACTGGTAGCCACCGGGGCCCTCCATACCGTAGATGCACAAGTAGGCTCCCCCGATGCCGACGGCGTTCTCGGGCGTCCAGGTGCGGGCGGGGTTGTACTTGGTGGTCACCAGGCGGTGGCGCGGGTCGAGTGGGACGGCCACGGGCGCACCGAGGTAGACGTCGCCGAGGCCGAGAACGAGGTAGGAGGCGTCGAAGACGATGCGCTGCACGTCCTCGACCGAGCCGAGCCCGTTCATGCGACGGATGAACTCGATGTTCCACGGGCACCACGGGGCGTCACCGCGGACGCCGAGGATGTACCGCTCGATCGCCTCACGGGTGCTGGGGTCGTCCCAGGAGAGCGGCAGCGAGACGATCCGGCTGGGCACGATCATGTCGTCGGCCGCGGGGAGTTCCGATTCCGCCTCCCGGATCCAGTCGAGGGCCGCCGGCTGCCGCAGCGCGGTGGGGTCGAACTTCACCTGCAGGCTGCGCACGCCGGCGGTGAGATCGATAAGCCCGCGCGGCGATTCGGCGCGCAGCCGCTGCTCGAGCGCATGGACTCGGGCCCGCGACTCCAGGTCCAGCGTCATGGCGCCGTACTCGACGAGAATGTTGTCGTCACCCGACCGGCGATAGGTGACGGTGGTCTCGCCGTCCGCCGTGGTCGACCGGGCGAGGACTCCGTCGTCGGCGTCGCCGCCGGCGGACAGCACGACGGGCAGGTTCGCCCGGCGGGCCGCGCCGAAGGCACCGGGCGAGGCCGCCGCGGCGGCACGGACGGGGACGAAGCGCACGCCGTCGCCGGGACGGAGTTGGCCCAGCTTCCAGCGGTCGGCCGTGGTCACCGTGACGGGGCAGACGAAGCCGCCGAGGCTCGGCCCGTCGGGTCCGAGCAGGATCGGGGTGTCGCCGGTGAAATCGAGCGCGCCCACGGAGTAGGCGTTGTCGTGGATGTTGGACGGGTGCAGCCCGGCCTCGCCGCCGTCGGGGCGCGCCCACTCGGGCTTCGGTCCGATGAGCCGGACCCCGGTGCGGTCCGAGTTGAAATGCACCTCGTACGCGGTCTCGTACAGGGTCGCGATGTCGGCCTCGGTGAAGTA from Tsukamurella paurometabola includes the following:
- a CDS encoding 5-oxoprolinase/urea amidolyase family protein — translated: MSILTVVRPGPMTTVQDWPGRAGYWSIGVPPSGPMDDLSFRLANLAVGNDEGAPGFECTLGGLAVTVDGATTVAVTGAPVTVTVDGTPVPTWAPVELRPGQQLAIGATGSLGMRVYLAVRGGAAVPEYLGSAATFTLGKFGGHDGRILAAGDELPIGPEPIAAPRRILDDEVPAFTTQWQLAVTVGPHSAPEYFTEADIATLYETAYEVHFNSDRTGVRLIGPKPEWARPDGGEAGLHPSNIHDNAYSVGALDFTGDTPILLGPDGPSLGGFVCPVTVTTADRWKLGQLRPGDGVRFVPVRAAAAASPGAFGAARRANLPVVLSAGGDADDGVLARSTTADGETTVTYRRSGDDNILVEYGAMTLDLESRARVHALEQRLRAESPRGLIDLTAGVRSLQVKFDPTALRQPAALDWIREAESELPAADDMIVPSRIVSLPLSWDDPSTREAIERYILGVRGDAPWCPWNIEFIRRMNGLGSVEDVQRIVFDASYLVLGLGDVYLGAPVAVPLDPRHRLVTTKYNPARTWTPENAVGIGGAYLCIYGMEGPGGYQFVGRTTQVWNHRHPLTAGGFEPEHPWLLRHFDRISWYPVSTEELADLRADTAAGRGSVDITPGSFSLSAHRAFLAREADDIARVQSAMEIARDEERGRWAAAGEFTRSAA